The following coding sequences are from one Melanotaenia boesemani isolate fMelBoe1 chromosome 17, fMelBoe1.pri, whole genome shotgun sequence window:
- the tcf19l gene encoding transcription factor 19 — MLSGAQPCFQLLRIGLSTGDSARDLYTFRPALSQSVFRLGRAAELCDVTLDSPSVSRIHAELHAEKESSEDEPEQQEEGWRVHIKDRSSHGTWVNEVRLQPGILWELSDGDTLIFGGQSAPGSPEFYFLFQKVKVRPLDFDAITIPKGGTFSSDLQNRIRTNLDRKMASNLDLSSLSINRATVILNSIGSLSKMKGSAWTFKRSHSHEGAISDPGTSSSSPFTVGFSSLLPSSTSPSFSSAASVPSTKPLQVASRSRRKSAHTVLLEDDSSDEPKSRGALTGIADDGQRARPKKRRKLYKSESEAFNSPPPPLQPKIHSDIQRPLEAKPFPVGIRTIGSFHGAMTNSRLNHQLLQTSYSNVAVHKPEVETTHRVKTVLHGNIAAFRQQKSAHCSLTAQRGRRRANSSPVFSPLVVGGEHYSLASPSVRIRAEDRSRVQFGRFHHPTSKRRGRPRKHPLPPRPSLPSPSSSSSSSTSSASSSSSSSSSGSSSDDEEDEEGVTGGAVEPCAAPRCRLPQQDTVQWIQCDVCDAWYHIDCLHVDRKKLLKDPNADFHCGCR; from the exons ATGCTGTCCGGGGCGCAGCCATGCTTCCAGCTGCTTCGGATCGGGCTGTCGACAGGCGACTCTGCGCGGGACCTGTACACGTTCAGGCCGGCTCTGAGCCAATCGGTGTTCCGCCTGGGTCGGGCGGCGGAGCTGTGCGACGTCACCCTGGACTCGCCGTCGGTGTCGCGTATCCACGCTGAGCTGCACGCTGAGAAGGAGTCGAGTGAAGATGAGCCCGAGCAACAGGAGGAGGGCTGGAGGGTCCACATTAAGGACAGGAGCAGTCATG GCACATGGGTCAACGAGGTGCGCCTCCAGCCGGGCATCCTGTGGGAGCTCTCGGACGGCGACACTCTGATCTTCGGTGGACAGTCGGCTCCTGGAAGCCCCGAATTCTACTTCCTCTTCCAGAAGGTCAAAGTTCGGCCACTGGACTTCGATGCCATCACAATTCCAAag GGGGGAACCTTCTCCTCAGACTTGCAGAACCGTATTAGGACTAACTTGGACCGTAAGATGGCATCCAACCTGGACCTGTCCAGCCTATCAATCAACCGGGCCACGGTCATCCTTAATTCCATCGGCAGCCTGAGTAAGATGAAGGGCAGCGCTTGGACCTTCAAGAGAAGTCACAGCCATGAAGGAGCCATCTCGGACCCTGGAACCTCCTCCTCGTCTCCCTTCACCGTGGGCTTCTCCTCCCTGCTTCCTTCATCAACATCTCCAtcattttcctctgcagcttcaGTGCCTTCGACAAAGCCCCTCCAAGTGGCTTCCAGGAGCAGGAGGAAGTCGGCGCACACAGTCCTTCTTGAGGACGACAGTTCAGATGAGCCCAAAAGTCGAGGAG CCCTGACAGGAATTGCTGATGACGGACAAAGAGCGAGACCAAAGAAGAGGCGAAAGCTCTATAAGTCTGAGTCTGAGGCTTTTAACTCACCACCTCCTCCACTACAGCCCAAGATCCACAGTGATATCCAGAGGCCGCTGGAGGCCAAACCCTTCCCCGTCGGCATCAGGACCATCGGCAGCTTCCACGGCGCCATGACCAACAGCAGACTCAACCACCAGCTCCTCCAGACCTCCTACTCCAATGTAGCCGTTCACAAACCAGAGGTGGAGACGACACATCGGGTCAAGACGGTGTTGCACGGCAACATCGCTGCTTTTCGCCAACAGAAGTCTGCTCATTGCTCTCTGACTGCACAGAGAGGCAGGCGGAGGGCTAACAGCTCGCCGGTCTTCTCCCCTCTGGTGGTGGGAGGGGAGCACTACAGCCTGGCCTCGCCTTCAGTCAGGATCCGCGCTGAGGACAGAAGCCGGGTGCAGTTCGGCCGATTCCATCATCCAACAAG TAAACGACGCGGCCGCCCCAGAAAACATCCTCTCCCTCCTAGACCATCCCTGCcctctccatcttcctcctcttcctcttctacatcctcagcttcctcctcctcctccagttcCTCCTCCGGCTCCTCTTCCGACGACGAGGAAGACGAGGAGGGCGTGACGGGTGGGGCGGTGGAGCCGTGTGCAGCACCGCGGTGCCGGCTGCCCCAGCAGGACACGGTGCAGTGGATCCAGTGCGACGTGTGCGACGCCTGGTACCACATAGACTGTCTGCACGTGGACCGCAAGAAGCTCCTGAAGGACCCCAACGCCGACTTCCACTGCGGCTGTCGCTGA